From Nicotiana tabacum cultivar K326 chromosome 22, ASM71507v2, whole genome shotgun sequence, one genomic window encodes:
- the LOC107791358 gene encoding protein SAWADEE HOMEODOMAIN HOMOLOG 1 isoform X1, whose product MELELRPRKRQIGSFSGFSQTEIEKMENLINESSEQVCDPEFCKKVAKTFMRSQGRAGKPIVKWTEVQTWFQNKLQCCSSKDNSAEANQKLPDVTERCALDKANESSHTAGQKVPSQSELEFEARSSRDGACFAKNNYLNYKFLVRLMKSKTSVRVGDMINTVFSSGFYRYDVDSFISHRFLNSGEPEALVRFVSLGSEEDEWVNIRKAVRERSVTLENSECNKLKVGDLVLCFQEGKNQSKYLEAHVIEIQKRLHDIRGCRCLFVIRYGCDDTEETVRLRRLCVRPSILGRP is encoded by the exons ATGGAATTGGAACTTCGACCCAGAAAGAGACAAATTGGGTCTTTCTCTGGTTTCTCACAAACTGAG ATTGAGAAAATGGAGAACTTAATCAACGAATCAAGTGAACAAGTTTGTGACCCAGAATTCTGCAAGAAAGTGGCAAAGACATTCAT GCGCTCTCAAGGTCGTGCAGGAAAACCGATTGTTAAATGGACTGAG GTCCAAACTTGGTTTCAGAACAAGTTGCAATGCTGTTCATCGAAGGATAATTCAGCTGAGGCCAACCAAAAACTGCCTGACGTCACAGAAAGATGTGCTTTAGATAAAGCAAATGAAAGCTCTCATACGGCAG GCCAAAAAGTTCCATCGCAATCAGAACTAGAATTTGAGGCGAGGTCTTCAAGAGATGGGGCATG TTTTGCCAAAAACAATTACCTTAATTACAAATTCCTCGTGAGGTTGATGAAGTCAAAAACATCAGTGCGTGTTGGTGACATGATTAATACAGTGTTTTCTTCTGGATTTTACAGGTATGATGTTGATTCATTTATCTCTCACCGATTTCTTAACTCTGGAGAACCT GAGGCTCTTGTGAGATTTGTGAGCCTTGGATCGGAGGAGGATGAATGGGTAAACATAAGAAAGGCAGTCCGCGAGCGCTCTGTTACTCTTGAAAATTCAGAGTGTAACAAACTGAAGGTTGGGGATCTTGTTTTGTGCTTCCAG GAGGGAAAGAACCAGTCAAAATATCTTGAAGCTCATGTTATAGAGATTCAAAAGAGATTGCATGACATAAGGGGCTGCAGATGTCTCTTTGTGATTCGATATGGTTGTGATGACACCGAG GAAACAGTTCGTTTGAGGCGATTGTGTGTTCGACCAAGCATATTAGGGCGTCCTTGA
- the LOC107791358 gene encoding protein SAWADEE HOMEODOMAIN HOMOLOG 1 isoform X2, with protein sequence MELELRPRKRQIGSFSGFSQTEIEKMENLINESSEQVCDPEFCKKVAKTFMRSQGRAGKPIVKWTEVQTWFQNKLQCCSSKDNSAEANQKLPDVTERCALDKANESSHTAGQKVPSQSELEFEARSSRDGAWYDVDSFISHRFLNSGEPEALVRFVSLGSEEDEWVNIRKAVRERSVTLENSECNKLKVGDLVLCFQEGKNQSKYLEAHVIEIQKRLHDIRGCRCLFVIRYGCDDTEETVRLRRLCVRPSILGRP encoded by the exons ATGGAATTGGAACTTCGACCCAGAAAGAGACAAATTGGGTCTTTCTCTGGTTTCTCACAAACTGAG ATTGAGAAAATGGAGAACTTAATCAACGAATCAAGTGAACAAGTTTGTGACCCAGAATTCTGCAAGAAAGTGGCAAAGACATTCAT GCGCTCTCAAGGTCGTGCAGGAAAACCGATTGTTAAATGGACTGAG GTCCAAACTTGGTTTCAGAACAAGTTGCAATGCTGTTCATCGAAGGATAATTCAGCTGAGGCCAACCAAAAACTGCCTGACGTCACAGAAAGATGTGCTTTAGATAAAGCAAATGAAAGCTCTCATACGGCAG GCCAAAAAGTTCCATCGCAATCAGAACTAGAATTTGAGGCGAGGTCTTCAAGAGATGGGGCATG GTATGATGTTGATTCATTTATCTCTCACCGATTTCTTAACTCTGGAGAACCT GAGGCTCTTGTGAGATTTGTGAGCCTTGGATCGGAGGAGGATGAATGGGTAAACATAAGAAAGGCAGTCCGCGAGCGCTCTGTTACTCTTGAAAATTCAGAGTGTAACAAACTGAAGGTTGGGGATCTTGTTTTGTGCTTCCAG GAGGGAAAGAACCAGTCAAAATATCTTGAAGCTCATGTTATAGAGATTCAAAAGAGATTGCATGACATAAGGGGCTGCAGATGTCTCTTTGTGATTCGATATGGTTGTGATGACACCGAG GAAACAGTTCGTTTGAGGCGATTGTGTGTTCGACCAAGCATATTAGGGCGTCCTTGA
- the LOC107791358 gene encoding protein SAWADEE HOMEODOMAIN HOMOLOG 1 isoform X3 codes for MELELRPRKRQIGSFSGFSQTEIEKMENLINESSEQVCDPEFCKKVAKTFMRSQGRAGKPIVKWTEVQTWFQNKLQCCSSKDNSAEANQKLPDVTERCALDKANESSHTAGQKVPSQSELEFEARSSRDGACFAKNNYLNYKFLVRLMKSKTSVRVGDMINTVFSSGFYRYDVDSFISHRFLNSGEPEALVRFVSLGSEEDEWVNIRKAVRERSVTLENSECNKLKVGDLVLCFQETVRLRRLCVRPSILGRP; via the exons ATGGAATTGGAACTTCGACCCAGAAAGAGACAAATTGGGTCTTTCTCTGGTTTCTCACAAACTGAG ATTGAGAAAATGGAGAACTTAATCAACGAATCAAGTGAACAAGTTTGTGACCCAGAATTCTGCAAGAAAGTGGCAAAGACATTCAT GCGCTCTCAAGGTCGTGCAGGAAAACCGATTGTTAAATGGACTGAG GTCCAAACTTGGTTTCAGAACAAGTTGCAATGCTGTTCATCGAAGGATAATTCAGCTGAGGCCAACCAAAAACTGCCTGACGTCACAGAAAGATGTGCTTTAGATAAAGCAAATGAAAGCTCTCATACGGCAG GCCAAAAAGTTCCATCGCAATCAGAACTAGAATTTGAGGCGAGGTCTTCAAGAGATGGGGCATG TTTTGCCAAAAACAATTACCTTAATTACAAATTCCTCGTGAGGTTGATGAAGTCAAAAACATCAGTGCGTGTTGGTGACATGATTAATACAGTGTTTTCTTCTGGATTTTACAGGTATGATGTTGATTCATTTATCTCTCACCGATTTCTTAACTCTGGAGAACCT GAGGCTCTTGTGAGATTTGTGAGCCTTGGATCGGAGGAGGATGAATGGGTAAACATAAGAAAGGCAGTCCGCGAGCGCTCTGTTACTCTTGAAAATTCAGAGTGTAACAAACTGAAGGTTGGGGATCTTGTTTTGTGCTTCCAG GAAACAGTTCGTTTGAGGCGATTGTGTGTTCGACCAAGCATATTAGGGCGTCCTTGA